In one Rutidosis leptorrhynchoides isolate AG116_Rl617_1_P2 chromosome 8, CSIRO_AGI_Rlap_v1, whole genome shotgun sequence genomic region, the following are encoded:
- the LOC139862291 gene encoding DNA glycosylase/AP lyase ROS1-like, with translation MNFERDFEIPHNNRNSWRPVIQGIPISHENGNEQTHGYMNTITGGNRIVGGTDPTLDSKRAMPTQDRTTSSQDSCTTINYGNSCSSPMERILLQGNTISENRNDWILRRNGISTNKTVENGNRNGPSMTSSWTPLTLEKLINEKSNPRPVDIQENRVKTESWQDLLGMYSGLLQEETVDTNKILKDLNPKQPPTVHNNKNQSWVASPSSNRNQNSNKALNFMSTDPANWKSSDLATIMGSSSNATCVSRIPKNGVRDSRLKISSKLPTQVESSIMRTTSSTSTVKSHLAQRSISNNSNSPKDGSPSTYRHGYNRGSPPTLNPDAAASNLNDSSSFAPITPYNQRKHDSRWVVDQVNIRAEEISTPVTNSNDTQSTSIKDADNIFGELLQTIGESPPSAISTTQNDHIISNEGDEHVIDLNQTPQQKTPNRRKKHRPRVIREGKPKRTRKSKGPTNGSSGEVRVKRKYVRKNGVTTPNEHARVKRNYVRKNNVDQLKSKPSSVVETPNKSCKKKLDFDLERAPHDQSYENISSQHERNVDVISQELQQNTWLNRDNQVNKHVGIKDNVVQASTMPIYVQGTPHSYASESMRTLDERRGIKRQNSNANVTNFLSRYQKLLLGVAHRSYDRNNLSSILFENHKKMKMQGEYQAIEDNSRHVNGVYRNGSAMQLLNYHGRVNQSYTVVNGGHHHFRPPMAARHYLLKQQVLSRMQANMMRAQNYTQGAAINWKPMPNGDYRYAITTYPATLLEKMQNAEPKLSNQRLDGLSQNLLQHHKTPLNGYQQASTIARGRPRKPKAELSVETITDMLEDLHIYDGNKKQQNKLVLYRGSDAMIPFEPIKKRVPRPKVDLDDETERVWRQLMGIEGSEGAETTGKDKEKWWEDERRVFRGRADSFIARMHLVQGDRRFSRWKGSVVDSVIGVFLTQNVSDHLSSSAFMALAARFPLKSTSNTKVCCQDIAHDEPYDVTEPIDIIEYTESTKDEVLETDVNLSQESIDSSTIQTVDEFRSSSGSNSEAEVITTSFETRKQSGPPQNLVQDEKLPMFGGIPIIFEDSNSGVDKQYSFENTVTEASSTEKKASREPPSEPGPNSSKGEKVTAADERKQSIDWDSLRKEALLNGKHNERNKDAADSLDYEALRCSHVNEISDAIRERGMNNLLADRMKDFLNRLVRDHGSIDLEWLRDAPPDKAKDYLLSFRGLGLKSVECVRLLTLHHLAFPVDTNVGRIAVRLGWVPLQPLPESLQLHLLEMYPILESIQKYLWPRLCKLDQLTLYELHYQMITFGKVFCTKSKPNCNACPMRAECRHFASAFASARLALPGPEEKRIVTSDAPVATDPDPIPPTSNMPMPPPLPLPPPENKFNTNKKNYEPIIEVPSTPEPEPAEITISDIEDQYYGDDSDEIPSIKLNMEEFTSNLQNIIQDSKELQENMSKALVALNPNAASIPTPKLKDVSRLRTEHLVYELPDSHPLLEGWDKREPDDPSHYLLAIWTPGETANSVQPPETECAAQQSGQLCDRATCFSCNNVKEANSQVVRGTILIPCRTAMRGSFPLNGTYFQVNEMFADHASSLNPIDVPRAWIWNLPRRKVYFGTSVTTIFKGLSTGGIQYCFWKGFVCVRGFDRIKRVPRPLMARLHFSASKLIAQKTNANK, from the exons ATGAACTTTGAGAGAGATTTTGAAATCCCTCACAATAATAGGAATTCATGGAGGCCTGTGATTCAAGGAATACCTATTTCACATGAAAATGGGAATGAGCAAACTCATGGTTATATGAATACAATAACCGGTGGAAACCGAATTGTGGGCGGTACGGATCCTACATTGGATTCGAAAAGGGCAATGCCAACGCAAGATCGAACTACAAGTAGCCAAGATTCGTGTACTACGATCAATTATGGAAATTCTTGTAGTTCACCTATGGAAAGGATACTTTTACAAGGGAATACAATTAGCGAAAATAGGAATGATTGGATTCTTCGTCGTAATGGTATTAGCACTAACAAAACTGTCGAAAATGGGAACAGAAATGGACCTAGTATGACTTCTTCATGGACACCCTTAACTCTAGAGAAGCTAATTAATGAAAAATCAAATCCACGGCCTGTCGATATTCAAGAAAATCGAGTTAAAACCGAGAGTTGGCAAGATTTGCTAGGGATGTACTCGGGTTTGTTGCAAGAAGAGACAGTTGACACTAACAAGATTCTTAAAGATCTTAATCCAAAACAACCACCAACAGTTCATAATAACAAAAATCAGAGTTGGGTTGCGTCTCCTAGCTCGAATAGAAATCAAAATTCCAACAAAGCTTTAAACTTTATGTCAACTGACCCTGCAAATTGGAAAAGCAGTGATTTGGCGACTATCATGGGTTCAAGTAGCAACGCGACATGTGTGTCAAGGATACCCAAGAATGGCGTCCGTGAttcaagattaaaaatcagctcaaAACTACCTACTCAAGTCGAAAGCAGTATTATGAGGACTACATCTTCGACTTCTACGGTTAAAAGTCATCTAGCTCAAAGGTCAATTTCAAACAATTCGAACAGCCCAAAAG ATGGATCACCAAGTACTTACCGACATGGCTACAACCGAGGTTCACCACCAACACTGAATCCAGATGCAGCAGCCTCTAACCTAAATGATTCTTCCTCATTTGCTCCGATCACACCGTATAATCAACGAAAACATGACAGCCGATGGGTAGTTGACCAGGTCAATATTCGAGCAGAAGAAATCTCAACACCGGTAACAAACAGCAATGATACTCAAAGCACATCAATAAAAGATGCAGATAATATATTCGGTGAACTATTGCAGACCATTGGAGAGTCCCCACCTTCTGCCATTTCAACAACGCAAAACGATCACATAATTTCTAACGAAGGAGATGAACATGTCATCGACTTGAACCAAACGCCCCAGCAAAAGACACCGAATAGAAGGAAAAAACACCGTCCAAGGGTGATTAGGGAAGGTAAACCAAAAAGAACACGAAAGTCTAAAGGTCCAACAAATGGTTCTTCAGGTGAGGTACGAGTAAAAAGGAAGTACGTGAGGAAGAACGGTGTGACTACTCCAAACGAACACGCCCGTGTGAAAAGAAATTATGTGCGGAAGAACAACGTTGACCAATTGAAAAGTAAACCGTCATCGGTTGTTGAAACGCCAAACAAATCATGCAAAAAGAAGCTTGACTTTGACTTGGAACGTGCACCACATGATCAAAGCTATGAAAATATTAGCAGCCAACATGAGAGAAATGTTGATGTGATTTCGCAAGAATTGCAACAAAATACATGGTTAAATCGGGATAATCAAGTAAACAAACATGTTGGAATTAAAGATAATGTAGTTCAAGCAAGTACGATGCCTATATATGTGCAAGGTACACCTCATTCTTACGCAAGTGAAAGTATGCGGACTTTAGATGAGAGACGAGGCATCAAGAGACAAAATTCTAACGCAAACGTCACGAATTTTCTCTCGCGATACCAGAAACTTTTGTTAGGGGTTGCACACCGTTCTTATGACCGAAACAACTTGAGTAGCATTCTATTTGAAAATCACAAGAAAATGAAGATGCAAGGTGAGTATCAAGCTATTGAAGATAACTCAAGACACGTTAATGGTGTGTATAGAAATGGGTCGGCCATGCAGTTGTTAAATTATCATGGAAGAGTCAACCAATCTTATACGGTGGTCAATGGTGGCCACCATCATTTCAGACCACCTATGGCCGCTAGACATTATCTTCTGAAACAACAGGTGCTATCCAGAATGCAAGCCAACATGATGAGAGCACAAAACTATACTCAGGGTGCAGCTATAAACTGGAAGCCGATGCCAAACGGGGACTATAGATATGCAATTACAACGTACCCTGCTACATTATTAGAAAAAATGCAAAATGCTGAACCAAAATTGTCTAACCAAAGATTAGATGGATTGAGCCAGAATCTTCTGCAACATCATAAAACTCCCTTAAATGGTTATCAACAAGCATCAACAATAGCAAGAG GACGACCAAGAAAACCGAAAGCTGAACTTTCGGTTGAAACAATTACAGATATGCTAGAAGACTTGCACATTTATGATGGGAATAAGAAACAGCAAAATAAACTAGTTTTGTACAGAGGTAGTGATGCCATGATCCCATTTGAGCCTATCAAGAAACGAGTTCCGCGTCCTAAAGTAGACCTAGATGATGAGACGGAACGAGTTTGGAGACAACTAATGGGTATCGAAGGAAGCGAGGGCGCCGAGACAACAggtaaggataaagaaaaatggtgggAAGATGAAAGGAGAGTGTTCCGCGGACGAGCCGACTCGTTCATTGCTCGTATGCATCTTGTTCAAG GAGATAGAAGATTTTCACGGTGGAAAGGATCTGTAGTTGACTCGGTGATTGGCGTCTTTCTAACACAAAACGTTTCAGATCATCTTTCTAG TTCTGCCTTCATGGCTCTTGCAGCAAGATTCCCTCTTAAGTCAACATCAAACACCAAAGTATGCTGCCAAGATATTGCACATGATGAGCCTTATGACGTAACAGAGCCAATAGACATCATAGAATATACAGAATCAACTAAAGATGAAGTATTAGAGACAGATGTCAATCTCTCACAAGAGTCAATCGATTCTTCCACAATTCAAACGGTTGATGAATTTAGGTCAAGTTCAGGATCAAACTCAGAAGCAGAGGTCATAACAACTAGCTTTGAAACAAGAAAACAATCGGGCCCACCACAAAACCTTGTACAGGATGAAAAACTCCCAATGTTTGGAGGAATACCTATCATCTTTGAGGATAGTAATTCTGGAGTGGATAAGCAATATTCTTTTGAGAATACAGTCACCGAAGCTAGCTCAACAGAGAAAAAAGCTTCTCGTGAACCACCAAGTGAGCCAGGCCCAAATAGTTCTAAAGGAGAAAAGGTAACAGCTGCAGATGAAAGAAAACAATCGATCGACTGGGATAGCTTAAGAAAGGAGGCACTGTTGAATGGTAAACACAATGAGCGAAACAAAGATGCCGCAGACTCGCTTGATTATGAAGCACTGAGATGCTCACATGTTAACGAGATTTCTGACGCGATCAGAGAACGTGGAATGAACAACCTGTTAGCTGATAGAATGAAG GATTTCCTTAACCGCCTAGTGAGAGATCATGGATCGATTGACCTCGAATGGTTAAGAGACGCACCACCCGATAAAGCAAA GGATTATTTACTAAGTTTTCGAGGATTGGGACTGAAAAGTGTCGAATGTGTACGCCTATTAACACTTCACCATCTTGCTTTTCCA GTAGACACAAATGTCGGAAGGATAGCAGTGAGATTAGGGTGGGTCCCTCTCCAACCACTGCCCGAATCGCTCCAATTACATCTGCTTGAGAT GTACCCAATATTGGAGTCTATTCAGAAATATCTTTGGCCCAGGCTGTGCAAGCTGGACCAGTTGACATT ATATGAGCTACACTACCAAATGATTACATTTGGAAAG GTTTTCTGCACAAAGAGTAAACCAAACTGTAATGCATGCCCGATGAGAGCAGAGTGCAGACACTTTGCCAGTGCTTTTGCAAG TGCAAGGCTTGCCCTCCCAGGTCCAGAAGAGAAAAGAATAGTGACTTCAGATGCACCAGTTGCAACAGATCCAGATCCGATACCACCTACAAGCAACATGCCCATGCCGCCGCCGCTACCGCTGCCGCCACCTGAGAATAAGTTCAATACAAACAAGAAGAATTATGAGCCAATCATTGAGGTGCCAAGTACGCCTGAGCCAGAACCTGCAGAAATAACGATAAGTGACATCGAGGATCAGTACTATGGAGACGATTCTGATGAAATCCCAAGTATCAAACTCAACATGGAAGAATTCACGAGTAATTTGCAAAACATAATTCAAGATAGTAAGGAACTTCAAGAAAATATGTCCAAAGCATTAGTTGCATTAAACCCTAATGCTGCTTCTATCCCTACACCTAAACTCAAAGATGTTAGCCGCCTTCGAACAGAGCATTTAGT GTATGAACTTCCAGATTCACATCCGCTTCTAGAAGGG TGGGACAAAAGAGAACCTGATGACCCAAGTCATTATCTTCTTGCAATATGGACACCAG GTGAAACTGCAAATTCAGTACAGCCACCTGAAACAGAATGTGCAGCCCAACAATCGGGCCAATTGTGCGATCGAGCAACATGCTTTTCATGCAACAACGTGAAGGAAGCAAATTCACAAGTGGTTAGAGGCACTATATTG ATACCATGTAGAACTGCAATGCGAGGAAGCTTTCCGCTCAATGGCACGTATTTCCAAGTAAACGAG ATGTTTGCAGATCATGCATCAAGCCTTAATCCTATAGATGTTCCTAGGGCATGGATTTGGAATTTGCCAAGACGAAAAGTTTATTTTGGGACTTCTGTAACAACTATCTTCAAAG GGTTAAGTACCGGTGGAATTCAATATTGCTTTTGGAAAG GATTTGTTTGTGTAAGAGGATTCGATCGAATAAAAAGGGTTCCAAGGCCTCTAATGGCTAGGCTACATTTTTCAGCAAGTAAGTTAATCGCGCAAAAAACAAACGCAAATAAATGA
- the LOC139863370 gene encoding uncharacterized RNA-binding protein C1827.05c-like, giving the protein MGIKAKKSMMKKVKKGSTELTVARKNDAADFLPLEGGPARKLPVSENLENKSTVLYIGRIPHGFYVNEMEAFFKQFGEVKRVRIARNRKTGKSKHYGFIQFASPEVAKIVAETMHNYLLFEHLLQVQIIPPERVHPKLWKGVNRYYKPLDWVRLERKRHNKERTFEEHKKLVDGILKRDQKRRKKIEAAGIDYECPTIVGSEVSAPKKIKFED; this is encoded by the exons atggggATAAAGGCGAAAAAATCAATGATGAAGAAAGTAAAAAAAGGTTCTACTGAATTGACAGTTGCTCGTAAAAACGATGCTGCCGATTTCTTG CCATTAGAAGGCGGTCCAGCTCGAAAACTGCCTGTTTCCGAAAACTTAGAAAATAAATCAACAGTGTTGTATATTGGAAGAATACCTCATGGATTTTATGTGAATGAGATGGAAG CTTTTTTCAAGCAGTTTGGAGAAGTTAAGAGGGTTAGGATTGCAAGGAACAGGAAG ACTGGAAAATCAAAGCATTATGGTTTCATTCAGTTTGCGTCTCCAGAG GTGGCAAAGATAGTTGCTGAAACCATGCACAACTACCTTTTGTTTGAGCATTTGTTGCAAGTACAGATCATCCCTCCAGAGCGTGTTCATCCCAAACT ATGGAAGGGTGTTAATCGTTATTATAAACCCCTCGACTGGGTTCGTCTTGAGCGTAAACGCCATAACAAG GAAAGGACATTTGAAGAGCACAAGAAGTTGGTAGATGGAATCTTGAAAAGAGACCAGAAAAGACGAAAGAAGATTGAGGCTGCCGGTATTGACTATGAGTGCCCAACAATT GTTGGTAGTGAAGTTTCTGCACCTAAGAAGATCAAGTTTGAAGACTAA